One Rhabdothermincola sediminis DNA window includes the following coding sequences:
- a CDS encoding TatD family hydrolase, producing MRWIDHHCHLEAGPSGDALLTEARAAGVARLIVVGTDAAQSRQAVEVAAAHEGVWATAGVHPHDASGGLDGIAELLDRPEVVAVGECGLDYHYDHSPRPVQREVFARQIGLAHEQDLALVIHTREAWEDTFEILAAEGVPERAVLHCFTGGPQEARRALDLGLSLSFSGIVTFKRADDLREAVACCPLERVLVETDSPYLAPEPHRGRPNRPALVPLVGAAVARAGGWSVEEVAETTWRNAERLYRLPPSSAS from the coding sequence GTGCGCTGGATCGACCACCACTGCCACCTCGAGGCCGGCCCATCCGGCGACGCCCTCCTCACCGAGGCCCGGGCGGCGGGGGTGGCCCGCCTGATCGTGGTGGGCACCGATGCCGCGCAGAGCCGCCAGGCGGTGGAGGTGGCGGCTGCGCACGAGGGGGTCTGGGCGACCGCCGGTGTCCACCCCCACGACGCCAGCGGCGGTCTCGACGGGATCGCCGAGCTGCTCGACCGGCCGGAGGTGGTGGCGGTGGGGGAGTGCGGCCTCGACTACCACTACGACCACTCGCCCCGGCCGGTGCAGCGGGAGGTGTTTGCCCGCCAGATCGGCCTGGCGCACGAGCAGGATCTGGCGCTGGTGATCCATACCCGCGAGGCCTGGGAGGACACCTTCGAGATCCTGGCGGCCGAGGGCGTGCCCGAGCGGGCGGTGCTGCACTGCTTCACCGGCGGTCCGCAGGAGGCCCGGCGGGCGCTGGATCTGGGCCTGTCGCTCTCCTTCAGCGGCATCGTCACCTTCAAGCGGGCCGACGACCTCCGGGAGGCGGTGGCGTGCTGCCCGCTGGAGCGGGTCCTGGTGGAGACCGACAGCCCGTACCTCGCGCCGGAGCCGCACCGCGGGCGTCCCAACCGCCCGGCCCTGGTCCCGCTGGTGGGGGCGGCCGTGGCCCGGGCGGGCGGCTGGTCGGTGGAGGAGGTGGCCGAGACCACGTGGCGGAACGCCGAGCGCCTTTACCGCCTCCCGCCGTCATCCGCCTCCTGA
- the metG gene encoding methionine--tRNA ligase, translated as MPGRFYVTTPIYYVNDVPHIGHAYTTVTADALARWHRLIGDDVFFLTGTDEHGLKVARAAAERGLEPLAHADATSERFRETWRLLDISNDDFIRTTEPRHHRSVQAFLQRIYDNGWIEKGTYAGLYCVSCEAYYTEADLIDGNCPIHGRPVEWLEEENWFFKLSAFEEPLLEWYAAEPDAVQPEGKRNEALGIIRQGLADISITRTSIRWGVEVPWDPEHVFYVWYDALVNYVTGIGFGSDQERFERWWPAVHHLIGKDILRFHCVYWPAMLLAAGLAPPHRIFVHGFLLVGGEKMSKTRLNQIFPADLVEEFGVDGFRYQFLRDQPFGPDGDFSYEGMVTRYNTDLANNLGNLLSRVATVVAKKCGGIGPAPRPDSPLATLAADVYEATAGAWAEVAPSRALEATWRLVHDANAHLEANEPWKMDPGPELDAVMGDALEVLRIVAVLAHPAVPRTTEEIWRRIGLAGSPADERLPGAATWGRYPGGLPVQKGAPLFPRIQAG; from the coding sequence GTGCCGGGCCGCTTCTACGTGACCACACCCATCTACTACGTCAACGACGTGCCCCACATCGGGCACGCGTACACCACTGTCACCGCCGATGCGCTCGCTCGCTGGCACCGACTGATCGGCGACGACGTCTTCTTCCTCACCGGCACCGACGAGCACGGGCTCAAGGTCGCTCGCGCCGCCGCCGAGCGCGGGCTCGAGCCGCTGGCCCACGCGGACGCCACCAGCGAACGCTTCCGCGAGACCTGGCGGCTGCTCGACATCTCCAACGACGACTTCATCCGCACCACCGAGCCCCGCCACCACCGCAGCGTGCAGGCGTTCCTGCAGCGCATCTACGACAACGGCTGGATCGAGAAGGGCACCTACGCCGGCCTGTACTGCGTGTCCTGCGAGGCCTACTACACCGAAGCCGACCTGATCGACGGCAACTGCCCGATCCACGGCAGGCCGGTGGAGTGGCTCGAGGAGGAGAACTGGTTCTTCAAGCTCTCGGCCTTCGAGGAGCCCCTGCTCGAGTGGTACGCGGCCGAGCCCGACGCGGTGCAGCCGGAGGGCAAGCGCAACGAGGCGCTCGGCATCATCCGCCAGGGCCTGGCCGACATCTCCATCACCCGCACCTCGATCCGTTGGGGGGTGGAGGTGCCCTGGGACCCCGAGCACGTGTTCTACGTCTGGTACGACGCGCTGGTGAACTACGTGACCGGCATCGGCTTCGGGAGCGACCAGGAACGCTTCGAGCGCTGGTGGCCGGCGGTGCACCACCTGATCGGCAAGGACATCCTGCGCTTCCACTGCGTGTACTGGCCGGCCATGTTGCTGGCCGCGGGCCTGGCGCCCCCGCACCGGATCTTCGTGCACGGCTTCCTCTTGGTGGGCGGGGAGAAGATGAGCAAGACCCGCCTCAACCAGATCTTCCCGGCCGACCTGGTGGAGGAGTTCGGCGTCGACGGGTTCCGCTACCAGTTCCTGCGTGACCAGCCGTTCGGGCCCGACGGCGACTTCTCCTACGAGGGGATGGTCACCCGCTACAACACCGACCTGGCGAACAACCTGGGCAACCTGCTCTCACGGGTCGCCACGGTGGTGGCCAAGAAGTGCGGCGGCATCGGCCCCGCCCCCCGGCCCGACAGCCCCCTCGCGACCCTGGCGGCCGACGTGTACGAGGCGACCGCCGGCGCCTGGGCCGAGGTCGCCCCGTCGCGGGCGTTGGAGGCCACCTGGCGGCTGGTGCACGACGCGAACGCGCACCTCGAGGCCAACGAACCCTGGAAGATGGACCCGGGCCCCGAGCTCGACGCGGTGATGGGCGACGCACTGGAGGTGCTGCGCATCGTCGCCGTGCTCGCGCACCCGGCGGTGCCACGGACGACCGAGGAGATCTGGCGGCGCATCGGCCTGGCGGGCTCGCCCGCCGACGAGCGGCTGCCGGGTGCGGCGACGTGGGGCCGGTATCCCGGCGGCTTGCCGGTGCAGAAGGGCGCTCCGCTGTTCCCCCGCATCCAGGCCGGCTGA
- the rsmI gene encoding 16S rRNA (cytidine(1402)-2'-O)-methyltransferase: MSAAGGVLVLVGTPIGNLGDLSPRAVDALRSADVVACEDTRRAGKLLERAGVRGPGFLVVNDHTEAAQVKEVLARLARGERVAVTTDAGMPGISDPGERLVRAALAAGFEVEVVPGPSALVAGLVVSGLPTGRFVFEGFLPRKGGARAERLAALAREQRTIVLFEAPHRLARTLADLAAAFGEDRPVALARELTKLHEEVWRGPLGEAARRASEVEPRGEYVVVVQGAPAGTGPTDDEILGALGHELASGRSTKDAVAAVARRLGAGKRRVYELATRDG; the protein is encoded by the coding sequence ATGAGCGCGGCGGGAGGCGTCCTGGTGCTGGTGGGCACGCCGATCGGGAACCTCGGTGATCTCTCCCCGCGGGCCGTCGACGCCCTGCGCTCTGCGGACGTCGTCGCCTGCGAGGACACCCGCCGGGCGGGCAAGCTGCTGGAGCGAGCCGGGGTGCGAGGGCCGGGGTTCCTGGTCGTGAACGACCACACCGAGGCCGCGCAGGTCAAGGAGGTGCTGGCCCGCCTGGCGCGGGGCGAGCGGGTCGCCGTGACCACCGACGCCGGGATGCCCGGCATCTCCGACCCGGGTGAGCGCCTGGTGCGGGCCGCGCTCGCTGCGGGGTTCGAGGTCGAGGTGGTGCCTGGGCCCTCTGCGTTGGTGGCAGGGCTGGTCGTCAGCGGTCTGCCCACGGGCCGGTTCGTCTTCGAAGGGTTCCTGCCCCGCAAGGGCGGTGCTCGGGCCGAGCGTCTCGCCGCCCTGGCGAGGGAGCAGCGCACCATCGTGCTGTTCGAGGCCCCCCACCGACTGGCCCGCACCCTCGCGGATCTGGCCGCCGCGTTCGGGGAGGATCGACCGGTGGCGCTGGCCCGCGAGCTCACCAAGCTCCACGAGGAGGTCTGGCGGGGCCCGCTGGGCGAGGCCGCCCGCCGCGCCAGCGAGGTCGAGCCTCGCGGCGAGTACGTGGTCGTGGTCCAGGGCGCGCCCGCCGGCACGGGGCCGACCGACGACGAGATCCTCGGGGCTCTGGGCCACGAGCTCGCGTCGGGCCGTTCGACCAAGGACGCGGTGGCCGCGGTGGCCCGGCGCCTCGGGGCCGGCAAGCGCCGGGTGTACGAGCTCGCCACCCGCGACGGCTGA
- a CDS encoding DUF192 domain-containing protein — MAWLVRDEQVLATLEVAESLRGRTRGLLGRDGIEGAILLRPAKSVHSFGMRFPIDVAFVDRELVVVRTCRLRPNRITLPVWRAHGVIEAEAGAFGRWGLAPGDRLEVRGLDGGAPGSS; from the coding sequence ATGGCCTGGCTGGTGCGTGACGAGCAGGTCCTCGCGACGCTGGAGGTCGCGGAGTCGCTGCGTGGCCGCACCCGGGGCCTGCTCGGCCGTGACGGCATCGAGGGCGCCATCCTGCTGCGGCCCGCGAAGTCGGTGCACAGCTTCGGGATGCGGTTCCCCATCGACGTGGCCTTCGTCGACCGGGAGCTGGTCGTGGTGCGCACCTGCCGGTTGCGACCGAACCGGATCACCCTGCCGGTGTGGCGGGCTCACGGCGTGATCGAGGCCGAGGCGGGGGCGTTCGGTCGCTGGGGTCTGGCGCCCGGTGACCGGCTCGAGGTCCGCGGCCTCGACGGAGGCGCTCCGGGGTCCTCATGA
- the ychF gene encoding redox-regulated ATPase YchF — protein MERFGFVGLPNAGKSSLYNALSGGSALAAPYAFATTDPNIGVAKVPDDRLDRLAAMSNSRSVIPASVQFTDIGGLVEGASKGEGLGNRFLAGIREVDAIVYVLRAFDDPDVPGSPDPLEHLRVLEIELSLADLDSVDNQLGKRRKAARHDKAIADEVAALEAAHEVLAAGTPIYRSDLAAAQREPLGSYFLLTDKPVLAVVNVGEGDLDRIDEKIAPVVAELGDHGEVIGACVQLEAEAAQLDPDERAEMLEALGLGEGGLPRFIRAAYHLLGLRTFFTTGEKETRAWTFRAGWKAPQCAGVIHSDFERGFIRAEVIHWDELLEIGSWSKARELGKLRVEGKDYEVADGDVLEIRFNV, from the coding sequence GTGGAGCGCTTCGGGTTCGTCGGCTTGCCGAACGCCGGCAAGTCATCGCTGTACAACGCGCTGTCGGGCGGGAGCGCCCTGGCTGCGCCGTACGCCTTCGCCACCACCGACCCCAACATCGGGGTGGCGAAGGTGCCCGATGACCGCCTCGATCGTCTCGCCGCGATGAGCAACTCCCGCAGCGTGATCCCCGCCAGCGTGCAGTTCACCGACATCGGTGGGCTGGTGGAGGGAGCGAGCAAGGGCGAGGGGCTCGGCAACCGGTTCCTCGCCGGGATCCGCGAGGTCGACGCGATCGTCTACGTGCTGCGGGCCTTCGACGACCCGGACGTGCCGGGCTCGCCCGATCCCCTCGAGCACCTCCGGGTCCTCGAGATCGAGCTGAGCCTCGCGGACCTCGACAGCGTCGACAACCAGCTCGGCAAGCGCCGCAAGGCGGCCAGGCACGACAAGGCGATCGCCGACGAGGTGGCCGCGCTCGAAGCGGCCCACGAGGTGCTGGCTGCGGGCACCCCGATCTATCGCAGCGACCTGGCGGCGGCGCAACGTGAGCCGCTCGGGAGCTACTTCCTGCTCACCGACAAGCCCGTGCTGGCGGTGGTGAACGTCGGCGAGGGCGACCTCGATCGCATCGACGAGAAGATCGCGCCGGTGGTCGCCGAGCTCGGCGATCACGGGGAGGTGATCGGCGCCTGCGTGCAGCTCGAAGCCGAAGCCGCGCAGCTCGACCCCGACGAGCGGGCGGAGATGCTCGAGGCCCTGGGGCTCGGGGAGGGAGGCCTGCCCCGTTTCATCCGCGCCGCGTACCACCTGCTGGGTCTGCGCACGTTCTTCACCACCGGGGAGAAGGAGACCCGCGCCTGGACGTTCCGGGCGGGCTGGAAGGCGCCGCAGTGTGCGGGGGTCATCCACTCCGACTTCGAGCGGGGCTTCATCCGGGCCGAGGTCATCCACTGGGACGAGCTGCTCGAGATCGGCTCGTGGTCCAAGGCGCGCGAGCTCGGGAAGCTGCGGGTCGAGGGCAAGGACTACGAGGTGGCCGACGGTGACGTGCTCGAGATCCGGTTCAACGTCTGA
- a CDS encoding PHP domain-containing protein yields the protein MSPAGALEAIVYYLDRALAPASKVRAFLRAAQVVREQGDERIAQLAAAGRLEDLPGIGPSSAQVITEALAGLVPARLVRAERESRLPLTDEARPYRASLRGDCHVHSDWSDGGATIEQMARAAQALGHEYLVLTDHSPRLTVAHGLDRDRLAAQLEEVERLNAVLAPFSILTGMEVDILEDGTLDMDDDLLARLDVVVASVHSKLRMDERQMTRRMVLAVSSPHVDILGHCTGRKLRSRGAQVASDPEVARPPSRFDPELVFAACARFDTAVEINCRPERQDPPDPLLELALDWGCKVAIDTDAHAPGQLEWQVFGCEKAARHRIALGRIVNTWTAGELIEWAGSHPTG from the coding sequence CTGTCGCCGGCCGGCGCGCTGGAGGCGATCGTCTACTACCTCGACCGGGCCCTGGCGCCGGCCTCCAAGGTCCGGGCCTTCCTCCGGGCGGCGCAGGTGGTGCGCGAGCAGGGCGACGAGCGCATCGCGCAGCTCGCGGCGGCCGGGCGGCTGGAGGACCTCCCCGGGATCGGGCCGTCGAGCGCGCAGGTCATAACCGAGGCGCTGGCCGGGCTGGTGCCGGCGCGCCTGGTGCGAGCGGAACGCGAGAGCCGCCTCCCGCTCACCGATGAGGCGAGGCCCTACCGGGCCTCGCTGCGGGGCGACTGCCACGTCCACTCGGATTGGAGCGACGGGGGCGCCACCATCGAGCAGATGGCACGCGCCGCGCAAGCGCTCGGCCACGAGTACCTGGTGCTCACCGACCACTCCCCCCGGCTCACGGTGGCCCACGGCCTCGACCGCGACCGGCTGGCGGCACAGCTCGAAGAGGTGGAGCGCCTCAACGCGGTGCTCGCCCCGTTCTCGATCCTCACTGGGATGGAGGTGGACATCCTCGAGGACGGCACGCTCGACATGGACGACGACCTGCTGGCTCGCCTCGACGTGGTGGTGGCCAGCGTGCACTCGAAGCTGCGCATGGACGAGCGCCAGATGACCCGGCGCATGGTGCTCGCGGTCTCGAGCCCCCACGTGGACATCCTCGGTCACTGCACGGGGCGCAAACTGCGCTCACGTGGGGCGCAGGTGGCCTCGGACCCCGAGGTGGCCCGGCCCCCGTCGCGCTTCGACCCGGAGCTGGTGTTCGCCGCCTGCGCCCGCTTCGACACCGCGGTGGAGATCAACTGCCGCCCCGAACGCCAGGACCCACCCGACCCCCTGCTCGAACTGGCCCTCGACTGGGGCTGCAAGGTGGCCATCGACACCGACGCGCACGCTCCCGGTCAACTGGAGTGGCAGGTCTTCGGCTGTGAGAAGGCGGCACGCCACCGCATCGCGCTCGGCCGCATCGTCAACACCTGGACCGCCGGCGAGTTGATCGAATGGGCCGGCTCGCACCCCACGGGGTAG
- a CDS encoding prolyl oligopeptidase family serine peptidase: protein MATPSAVPPPPPTRRDDVVDLLHGREVADPYRWLEDGSSEATRSWVEAQNAHTSRILSVVPGRDALHQRLVTLLRAGSSVACMVAGDRVFSLERWGRHDQAVLVVRPAKARGLARTIVDPHRLTGDPTTAIDWYHPSPDGRLVAYGLSSGGDERSTLHVLDVETGKRLADRIPNTRAASIAWTPDGQAFAYTRYPEPHTVPDEEQGYWRKVYWHRLGQHWRQDELVWDKLPDKTAWTNVAISRDGRWMLLHVSLGWSRVDVHLIDRSTGAHTVMIEGVEAVSSFTVVGDQVIGVTTLDADRGRVVSAPVAAAWQDHWCTIVPESDHVLEAVVPTADSLLVLSSRSAVSYLDRYRLDGTGHEPVELPGIGSLAGLSGSRDRDEAFFSFTSFALPPTMYRWRPGTIQDWSRLRQYDGSGEETPRDIVVEQVRYESTDGTPVTMFLIRAAQTIPSPDTACILTGYGGFSITMGPAYSAAVVAVCERGAIYAVANIRGGAEEGEAWHRAGMREHKQRSFDDFAAAARWLVAEGMTSPERLAIRGGSNGGLLVGATITQHPELCRAAQIAVPLLDMLRYHHFLIARLWIPEYGDPDLPEEFEWLHAYSPYHRVVDGTCYPAVLLTTAEGDSRVDPMHARKMAARLQAATSCGTERPILLREEREAGHGQGKPVSKQAEELADALGFLFWQLGT, encoded by the coding sequence ATGGCGACCCCCTCCGCCGTCCCGCCCCCACCGCCGACCCGCCGCGACGACGTCGTCGACCTCCTCCACGGCCGCGAGGTCGCCGATCCCTACCGGTGGCTCGAGGACGGTTCCTCCGAGGCCACCCGATCCTGGGTCGAAGCCCAGAACGCGCACACCTCGCGCATCCTGTCGGTCGTCCCCGGGCGCGACGCGCTCCACCAGCGCCTGGTCACCCTCCTGCGCGCCGGATCGTCGGTGGCGTGCATGGTCGCGGGCGACCGGGTGTTCTCCCTGGAACGCTGGGGACGGCACGACCAGGCGGTGCTGGTGGTCCGGCCCGCCAAGGCGCGGGGCCTGGCGCGCACCATCGTCGATCCGCACCGCCTGACCGGCGACCCCACCACCGCGATCGACTGGTACCACCCTTCACCTGACGGACGCCTGGTCGCCTACGGGCTGTCGTCGGGGGGCGACGAGCGCAGCACGCTCCACGTCCTCGACGTCGAGACCGGCAAGCGGCTGGCCGACCGCATCCCCAACACCCGCGCCGCGTCGATCGCCTGGACGCCCGACGGGCAGGCCTTCGCGTACACCCGGTACCCCGAGCCTCACACCGTTCCCGACGAGGAGCAGGGCTACTGGCGCAAGGTCTACTGGCACCGGCTGGGCCAGCACTGGCGCCAGGACGAGCTCGTGTGGGACAAGCTGCCCGACAAGACCGCGTGGACCAACGTGGCGATCTCCCGCGACGGGCGGTGGATGCTGCTGCACGTCTCGCTGGGGTGGAGCCGGGTGGACGTGCACCTCATCGACCGCAGCACGGGTGCGCACACGGTCATGATCGAAGGGGTCGAAGCCGTCTCGTCGTTCACCGTCGTGGGCGACCAGGTCATCGGGGTCACGACCCTCGATGCCGATCGTGGCCGGGTGGTGTCGGCACCGGTCGCGGCCGCGTGGCAGGACCACTGGTGCACGATCGTGCCCGAGAGCGATCACGTCCTGGAGGCGGTGGTGCCGACCGCCGACTCGCTGCTGGTGCTGTCCTCGCGCTCGGCGGTGTCGTACCTCGACCGGTATCGCCTCGACGGGACCGGTCACGAGCCCGTCGAGCTGCCGGGCATCGGGTCGCTCGCCGGGTTGTCGGGCAGCCGCGACCGGGACGAGGCGTTCTTCTCGTTCACCTCGTTCGCGCTGCCACCGACCATGTACCGCTGGCGTCCGGGCACAATCCAGGACTGGAGCCGGCTCCGCCAGTACGACGGCAGCGGGGAGGAGACGCCGCGCGACATCGTGGTCGAACAGGTTCGCTACGAGAGCACCGACGGAACGCCGGTGACGATGTTCCTCATCCGGGCGGCGCAGACCATCCCGTCGCCGGACACTGCGTGCATCCTGACCGGGTACGGCGGCTTCTCGATCACCATGGGCCCGGCGTACTCGGCCGCGGTGGTGGCGGTGTGCGAGCGGGGGGCGATCTACGCGGTGGCCAACATCCGCGGCGGTGCGGAAGAGGGCGAGGCCTGGCACCGGGCGGGGATGCGCGAGCACAAGCAGCGAAGCTTCGACGACTTCGCGGCCGCCGCCCGATGGCTCGTGGCAGAGGGGATGACCTCTCCCGAGCGGTTGGCGATCCGCGGCGGGAGCAACGGGGGTCTGTTGGTCGGCGCGACCATCACCCAGCACCCGGAGCTGTGCCGCGCCGCGCAGATCGCGGTGCCGCTGCTGGACATGCTGCGCTACCACCACTTCCTCATCGCCCGCTTGTGGATCCCCGAGTACGGCGACCCGGACCTCCCCGAGGAGTTCGAGTGGCTGCACGCCTACTCTCCCTACCACCGGGTGGTGGATGGCACCTGCTACCCCGCGGTGCTGCTCACGACCGCCGAGGGCGACAGCCGGGTCGATCCGATGCATGCCCGCAAGATGGCGGCTCGTCTCCAGGCGGCGACTTCCTGCGGCACCGAGCGTCCGATCCTGCTGCGGGAAGAGCGTGAGGCCGGCCACGGCCAGGGCAAGCCGGTGTCCAAGCAGGCCGAGGAGCTGGCCGACGCCCTCGGCTTCCTCTTCTGGCAGCTCGGCACCTGA
- the queF gene encoding preQ(1) synthase: MPSTPSRDLVAVDNPHPGRDYEVRCETPELTCLCPMTGQPDFATVVVTYVPDRKIVELKSLKLYLWSFRDEGHFHEDVTNRILDDLVAAIAPRRMTVETHWNVRGGITTTVTARHPSAEPDRSDPPSP, translated from the coding sequence GTGCCCTCAACCCCTTCACGAGACCTGGTCGCCGTCGACAACCCCCACCCCGGACGCGACTACGAGGTGCGCTGCGAGACCCCCGAGCTGACCTGCCTGTGCCCGATGACCGGCCAGCCCGACTTCGCCACCGTCGTGGTCACCTACGTGCCCGACCGCAAGATCGTGGAGCTCAAGTCGCTCAAGCTCTACCTGTGGAGCTTCCGCGACGAAGGGCACTTCCACGAGGACGTCACCAACCGGATCCTCGACGACCTGGTGGCGGCGATCGCACCCCGGCGCATGACCGTGGAGACCCACTGGAACGTGCGGGGTGGCATCACCACCACGGTGACCGCCCGCCACCCGTCTGCCGAGCCCGATCGATCGGACCCGCCCTCGCCCTGA
- a CDS encoding DUF459 domain-containing protein: MQVAREVAPSRGSARSARGGADPSLLARLLRGQRPERPGTMPAGIVLVVVVVGLLLAALLNADATLRKSKARGDGFRQHVAQAVADVSDAVGLSGPRNALDEALGRRAGGGPSYEELLAQKEATEAESGPATTAPPVLRLRTPTPADPLKLWVGGDSVGGSFGVQMQPIADSTGLFKSTLDYQLGTGLIRPDYFNWPEHFAKDVLPGLDPDVVVVMFGANDDQNLELEGGRVVKKYTPEWYAEYRRRVGATMDLLKSPDNDRLVVWVGAVPAGPGSQISNMDVLNYIYWTEAQTRPWVTYVDTFAILGGPDHVFAKEVTYADGKLRGPYQKDNLHLSTWGAQRLSWATLAHIGRFVDLGASKVPNPPPSETAPAEVVEREELPRPENMPDGV; the protein is encoded by the coding sequence ATGCAGGTGGCTCGGGAGGTGGCGCCATCGCGCGGGTCGGCCCGCTCGGCTCGTGGAGGTGCGGACCCGTCGCTGCTGGCGCGCCTGCTCCGGGGCCAGCGGCCCGAGCGGCCGGGCACGATGCCGGCGGGCATCGTGCTGGTGGTGGTGGTGGTCGGGTTGCTGCTCGCCGCGCTGCTCAACGCGGACGCCACCCTGCGCAAGAGCAAGGCCCGGGGTGACGGCTTCCGCCAGCACGTGGCGCAGGCCGTTGCCGACGTCAGCGACGCGGTCGGGCTCAGCGGACCTCGCAACGCGCTCGACGAGGCGCTCGGGCGCCGCGCAGGAGGTGGGCCGAGCTACGAGGAACTGCTGGCCCAGAAGGAAGCGACCGAGGCCGAGTCCGGGCCGGCCACCACCGCGCCGCCCGTGTTGCGCCTGCGCACGCCCACACCCGCCGACCCGCTGAAGCTGTGGGTGGGCGGTGACTCCGTGGGCGGCTCGTTCGGGGTGCAGATGCAGCCGATCGCGGATTCCACCGGCCTGTTCAAATCCACCCTCGACTACCAGCTCGGCACCGGCTTGATCCGCCCCGATTACTTCAACTGGCCCGAGCACTTCGCGAAGGACGTGCTTCCCGGCCTCGACCCCGACGTCGTGGTCGTGATGTTCGGCGCCAACGACGACCAGAACCTCGAGCTCGAGGGTGGTCGGGTGGTCAAGAAGTACACCCCGGAGTGGTATGCGGAGTACCGCCGCCGGGTCGGCGCCACGATGGACCTGTTGAAGAGCCCCGACAACGATCGCCTGGTGGTCTGGGTCGGTGCCGTACCGGCAGGTCCGGGGTCGCAGATCTCGAACATGGACGTGCTCAACTACATCTACTGGACCGAGGCCCAGACGCGTCCGTGGGTCACCTACGTCGACACCTTCGCCATCCTCGGCGGGCCCGACCACGTGTTCGCCAAGGAGGTCACCTACGCGGACGGCAAGCTGCGCGGCCCCTACCAGAAGGACAACCTGCACCTGAGCACATGGGGTGCGCAGCGGCTGTCGTGGGCGACCCTGGCGCACATCGGCCGGTTCGTCGACCTCGGTGCCAGCAAGGTGCCGAACCCTCCCCCCTCGGAGACCGCGCCCGCCGAAGTGGTCGAGCGGGAGGAGCTTCCCCGGCCGGAGAACATGCCCGACGGGGTCTGA
- a CDS encoding MBOAT family O-acyltransferase encodes MLFPTVDFAIFFVVVFTGNWLLRPFPKWWRLFILAASLIFYGWFRWYYVFLLLGSIGVNWFFGRQIYASLGPEGQRTTTSTRLVRLAVLINLGALGFFKYAEFVLSTGSSWLNRLGFDLDPPLLGIVLPVGISFFTFQAISYVVDIGRGEWRKPMPLLDFAVYLSFFAHLVAGPIVRASEFAWQLDTRPDPRAVESSEAFMLIFRGLFKKVVISSYMATIADPVFQFPQGHSSLEVLFGIYAYAIQIYADFSGYTDIAIGVALLLGIRFPQNFDAPYRSRSVQEFWRRWHMTLSRWLRDYLYIPLGGNRSSRLVAMFDPARGNQPRRWFVYLNLMLTMLLGGLWHGANWTFVIWGAIHGGVLIGERVVKARWAEREPLGVPPRVVAVLQWLLTFHVVALAWVFFRATSLDGALAVLGQLVPVTGGASTLVTPLLAATIVAMLASQFVPPSIPEQVQRGFGRLAPALQIGLVAAALVGINALGPEGIAPFIYFQF; translated from the coding sequence ATGCTGTTCCCGACCGTCGACTTCGCGATCTTCTTCGTGGTCGTGTTCACGGGCAACTGGCTGTTGCGACCGTTCCCGAAGTGGTGGCGCCTGTTCATCCTCGCCGCCAGCCTGATCTTCTACGGCTGGTTCCGTTGGTACTACGTGTTCCTCCTGCTGGGATCGATCGGGGTCAACTGGTTCTTCGGGAGGCAGATCTACGCGTCGCTCGGCCCCGAGGGGCAGCGCACCACGACCAGTACGCGCCTGGTGCGCCTGGCGGTGCTGATCAACCTCGGCGCCCTGGGGTTCTTCAAGTACGCGGAGTTCGTGCTGTCTACCGGGAGCAGCTGGCTGAACCGCCTCGGCTTCGACCTCGATCCGCCGCTGCTCGGGATCGTGCTCCCCGTGGGTATCTCCTTCTTCACCTTCCAGGCCATCAGCTACGTGGTCGACATCGGGCGCGGCGAGTGGCGCAAACCGATGCCGCTGCTCGACTTCGCGGTGTACCTGTCATTCTTCGCCCACCTGGTCGCGGGTCCGATCGTGCGGGCCAGCGAGTTCGCCTGGCAGCTCGACACCCGCCCGGACCCCCGAGCGGTCGAGTCTTCGGAAGCGTTCATGCTGATCTTCCGCGGGCTGTTCAAGAAGGTCGTGATCTCCAGCTACATGGCGACCATCGCGGATCCGGTCTTCCAGTTCCCGCAGGGACACAGCAGCCTGGAGGTGCTCTTCGGCATCTACGCGTACGCGATCCAGATCTACGCCGACTTCAGCGGGTACACCGACATCGCCATCGGTGTGGCCCTCCTGCTCGGGATCCGCTTCCCGCAGAACTTCGACGCCCCGTACCGGTCGCGCTCGGTGCAGGAGTTCTGGCGGCGATGGCACATGACCTTGTCGCGGTGGCTGCGCGACTACCTGTACATCCCCCTCGGGGGCAACCGCAGCTCCCGGTTGGTGGCGATGTTCGATCCCGCTCGGGGGAACCAACCCCGCCGGTGGTTCGTCTACCTCAACCTGATGCTCACCATGCTGCTCGGTGGGCTCTGGCACGGTGCCAACTGGACCTTCGTCATCTGGGGGGCGATCCACGGTGGGGTGCTGATCGGTGAGCGGGTGGTCAAGGCCCGGTGGGCCGAGCGCGAGCCGCTGGGGGTGCCGCCGCGGGTGGTGGCGGTGCTCCAGTGGCTGCTCACGTTCCATGTCGTCGCGCTGGCCTGGGTGTTCTTCCGGGCGACGTCACTCGACGGGGCGCTCGCGGTGCTGGGCCAGCTGGTGCCGGTCACGGGCGGTGCCTCCACGCTGGTGACCCCGTTGCTCGCCGCGACCATCGTGGCGATGCTGGCCTCGCAGTTCGTGCCCCCGAGCATCCCGGAGCAGGTGCAGCGCGGCTTCGGCCGCCTGGCACCGGCCCTGCAGATCGGGCTGGTGGCCGCCGCGCTGGTCGGCATCAACGCGCTCGGGCCGGAGGGCATCGCCCCGTTCATCTACTTCCAGTTCTGA